TCAGCTGCCATAGCCACCTGccattttttatttgtgttttcaaCTGTTTAAGATAGTTCCATGCAAGGAAAACTGGTAAAGATGATCTCTTTTAtgtttttttgcctttcagtGCGTCAGAGCAATGACTCTGATTGTATCTACATCTGTGTGATAGCAGGGCAGACAGGTAAAAGTTAAAATCATTCCACCCAAAAATATTGCCTTAGTTTTCCTCAGTGATGATTTATACTAGAAACAAGCTTTTCTTGATATTTGTAAGCATTTCTATTTGCAGGGAAAAATCTGTCTGATTTTTTGGAAATACTAGATAAGACTCCTGTTATTAATTACACATTTTCCAGTAACATATCATCTGACCTGGGTAAGTACATCCTGGGGaacaaaaggaaacaggaaCCAGAGTAAAAATCATGTCCAGATAGCTCTTGCAATGAATACTCTATCCTCATTAATACTACTataaatatgattttattttttattattgcttATATATTTGCATAATATATGCAAATATTTGATTATAGTTAGAATAATATTTTAGTATTTATAGTATTGGCTTATAGATAGAATAATATTTAACATTGCTGAAAATTTAATACAATAATCATATCATAAAGGTAAGTAGATTTTACAAACCTTTAAATTATTTGTTCTAAGGTCTTCTGGTGGGGcaacaaacaaaacctgctGGGATGAGAGCTTTTAGAGAATTCAGCATTGGGCTGGGGAGGGTCTCTAGTGCTCTTAAATCTGACTGAGTGCCTTCCATAGTTCTCAGCACAAATGACCTTCTACTTTCACATGAGTTATATTCAGAGTGGAGGTGAATACATTCAGCCATTGTCCTGTCTGGCTCCTCCACCCAAAACTGCTTTGCCAGTTGAAGCTGCACTTCAGGTGCTCATCTTTCACTGTTGCCCATCACTATCTCCCATTTTCAAGGGCAGATTAATGCAGGCAGACTGAAATGAGTGTCAAGTTGTGCTGAAAGCTGTGGGATGTTTCTGTCCttttacaaacaaacaaacaaaagatgACACTTGGCTAAAACCCCCTTTAATTAGAAATAACAGCTGCTTCTATGGTAGCAGAACCcgatttctttcctttttctcacacAATATGCAGTGGATAGTGAGTGCTCTAACCTTGTCTTCTCATAATTCCAAGACCTAGATTCAATTTTCTCAAGTTTCGTGAAATTGCAGGAAGACCCAAACAAGACACTGGATTCATCAGCAGAATATGTGTGGACATTTAAATGTGAGCAAATATTTTCAGACCTAAATTTGTGTTCCCCTTGATTAATGTCTTGACAAGTGATCATGTATGTTTGCTGCACAGTTAACTGTGATGTTAACTCCAAAAAAGGGTAGCATAAAATTTCTCTGAATCAGCAAATTATGTCAGTAATGCATTGAAGAGCTGGAGGATAGAAAAACTCTTGTGAAAAGCCAttttaccagaaaaaaataagttttctaaagaggcagagaagaagagaaaaactgGTTGTTGTTTCAAACCAAAAAATAAgattatttaaacattttcctcttcttttctatggtcatttttttctgtattattctCTGTCTATTTCTTGATATGACATTCTGTTATACCTGAGCATTTCATAAACTTTAGTACATTTGACTTTGCTATGGGCCTACAAGATAGAAAAGTGCTGCTCTTCCCCATTTTGGAAGCCAAAAAGCAAGGCTTTGCTCCTGCTCACTTGTAGTAGAAATCAATAGAAATTCCAACCTTGACTTCATGCCTCCTTATCACTGCAGCTGCATCTCTCTCCTACCAAATGCCTACATTTCCTGTAGGCAGTCTGCTgtcttttatatatttttttaatttcctaaaCCACATGCCCACCTTTGTTATCTCTCATAGCCACAAGTGTCTGTTCTCAAACTGCAGCATCTGCCCTCCAGCACCTGCCTGCTCACCTTCAAACAGACAAGACCTTTCTCTCTTTCTACTGTAGTGAAGCACAAATAATgtcaagaaaaaacaaaaccctgcaggaacatttcagtttctttctatGTTTATGAAAACTCACACATTAAAATGTTCTCAGTTAGTGTTCTCAGTGTTCCCTGTGTTTccatatttaaaacaaaatggaCAAGTGCCTGCTCAAGTGCCAGGGAAGCACTCAAGGGGTAGATGGGATTTTCTGGGTGTATTTTAGATATTATTCTCCCCCAGTGTGTTGCAGTTGCTGCTGCCTTGGGGCACAAGCACTCTCAGTGGGCTGGTGCCCTTTCTCTGTGTCTCTTGCTTCTCCAGCTACCAGGATCCCTCTCGCCCAGAAAGGAGGGGGAATCCCCACCACAAAGTTCCCACTGTGGCCAAAGACAGTTGGAGCCAAAGGATCGTGGTTTCCATCACCCCATGTGGATGCTCCCAGGCCCCAAGGCATGGCCAGACCCcctctgagccctggggggAGCTTGGCCCCatcaccagccctgcagcccagccccagtgagTATGGCCTGGAGCTTGCCCTACCCCACTGCTGTGGGGTTTGGCCAAGTGTCTCTGAGTGGAGGCTGGAGAGCCCTTCAGGGACACCCACTCAGGGTTACCAGTGAGTTGATTACTTTATTGCAGAAATGTCAAATTCAGCTATAGGTTCCATCCTGTAGTTTTTTATCTTTAGGGGAAAAACCTGGTCTTGCTTCCCACAAACACTTCTGCCACTTGGATCTTCCCTCACATTTACCTCCAAATTTGGTGAGCAGACCTGTGAAAAAGCAATATAGAAATGCTTCTTTTGGCTTCTTGATGCCTTTTTGAAATCCTGCCCTTCCCTAGTCCATGGGCTATTCAAGTTCTAGTCAAGTGCAGCTTTTCTCCTTCCTATTTAATCCTGGCATTTTTATATGTCACTGGCAGTACTGGGTGAGGGACTCTGGTTGTTGAGATGTCTCATACATAGCAGTTCTTCTCAGTAGACAGataaataatgaataaaggaAGGGTGTGTCTCTCTGTTCCCACAGCTGGCACGTCCATGTTTTGGATGCAGACAGTGTCTCCACAAGAAGCCAGCGAACTGATGCAAACAGAGCCAGGTAAGACTGGTCTGGGATAGCAACAAAGTGTGTCAGTTGGCACATTTATGAAATAGAAAGTAATATCTAGAAATAGATGACTGATAATATGCTTATACATCACTGCCTATGTAAATGTTTATTAATGAACTGTGAGTTCAGGGTtagttttttttattcttttctgctgctccttcaaTCAACatgcctttttgttttaaagtgcCAAAGCAAGTTCTATTCTTTTCCATCCCCTTAGATTTGCCTTCCACAGTACTGTCTCTGCCACCTTCCTACCGACCTGGTGTCACACTGAAACTTTACTCAGCTACCAGTAAGTAAATGCACCTCATGCAGAAGAAATAGCAGTATGTTTGAAAGCCATGCAAGATAGAAACATTCCCATGCAGAAAAAACATACAAGTTTAGTTAGCTTGTGATAGTTTATGTATGTAAACCACCCCAAATGTCCAAGGGACTGCCTCCCATTTGCTTGTGAATTGTGCACAACTGCAAATTCAAAACATAGGTCATATTGTGGTGATAGAATAGGTACTCTGTGTGGCAATTTGAGCATTGATTGGTTATCACAGAATTCATTCTTAAAAGTCATTCCAAAAGAAAATGTCATGCTTTAAATCCCATCATAAATAAAGTTATGAAACCAGCTCATGCCACATGAAACTCCCAGAATTGTTCTGAATTTACAATACTGCAAACTACTTCCTCAGCTAAAAAAGGATCATCATCAACTAGATTTTCATGAAAGCTCAGTTCTTATCTACTTGTGTTTCTGTGTGGTGACTGTTTAAGAGAAGCATGGATGCTGGGTAGTGCAAAGATAACATATCAGCCTGACCTGCAGGGGTTTTCAATATCCTTTAGGCTTGATATTTTAGATAAAACCAGAAGAGTCTAAGGAACTGAAATACTGAgacttttgttttcctggtcATCTTTTTAGCTCTTATAATGCTATTTAATTCTGAAATCAGATTTAATTCTCTGTCATCTTACTTCTGTTTAAAGAACTCCAGATACCAGAGTCCTCCTCTGGTGTGCAACGCTATAGACCCTGGAGAACCTAGGATGCTCTGAAAAGGTGGAAAACATGGATTTCAGTGAGATGGGTGAATTGGAGTCACCAAATGCCTCTGTGAGAAACCATGGAGGCACAGGCTGCCTGCCTGATTCTAGCAATCATGCATTTGGGGAAATAAATCCAGCAGTGGGATCCCTAAGTAAGAAAGGGCATCCACATTGTTCTAAGGGATGACTCACGATTCCAATTATTCTTTAATCACAGAAGTGGGTGCCAACTAATAAAACATGTAAATGTGCATGTTAGAGTGTGCAGGGAGGGATATTTTGAGTCTGAATCATTCAGAGTAACCATGACATTGGTCTTCACTGGAAGCTAAATTTAATCTCAGTGTCACAGGGATGTGATATTGAATTAATAAAAGAACTGTCTGTTTACTGCAAAAGTTGGTCGCTTCACTGCCCCTGACAATAATGTGGCAATTTGAAACAAACGTGAGGAAatctctgcacaggagctgcGGTTCTTGCCTTTTCTGGTCTCTTGACCAATTCAATTTCTTAAGAAAGAGaatttttagaaaagaaagTTCTGAAATAAATGCCTACTTTTACTTATCTTTATGAACTTATGTACTGAacacaaaaaaatacatttcacagTAGAAATTTATTACAGAAGAGGTATAAAGCATTACTATGAATGGgtgaaaatttaaatttcaatGATATGATGTGAATATACTATGCAatcaaaaaattaaatagaaaattaattgaaaaataatttcatcattAAACAAATACAGTATTGTGCAAATACAGTGTTAAAGTGATTGtcaaaaatgaaaaccaaatcACTTTCTTTAGCTTTCAGCATTTTTGTTTGACTTCTCTTTCCCACATAGATGATTCCAAATTGAAATTGCCAACCTTCAATTTGCATCTAGATAAAAAATTTCTGCTGGTAAAACACACAGCTTGAGTAAAGCATTTAATACCTGGTTGGCAGGATAGGAGGACCACTTCTGCAGAGGTTGAAATTTGTAGGAGGGTGGCCTTCAGCAAGTTTTAATTATTCATCAACTTCATTATTTCTCATCAATTTTAACATTACTTTTCAGGGACAACTTATATTAAAACCTCATTGTCCCATGCTCAGATATTTGGTTATTAACATGAAGTGTGTTTACTTAAGCAAGGaatcattaatttttcatttgctcCATGCAGGAGAATATCAAGGTGTGTCAAATGCTATTAAGTGGACAAAGCCTAATGACATTTATGTGAAACTTCTGGGGTGAAGAGAATAGGGTCTCCCTCTTGCCCATCTCTGCCTAATTTCACCTGATATTTGTGTAGAGCCTTTGACACAACTGGTTTTCAGAGCAGCCTGTGAGTTTGGGAGCTGCCAGTGTTGGTGCCTTGCTCCTCACATACTCCCGCTATCTTGGCCAAGCGCTGCCAGGAGAGAAATAGTTTCATAGCAATGAAACTAGTTTCTCTTTCAGGTTGGTAGAGCCTTGATTTTCCTCCTGCCCAAGAATGccattttatattaaatttctTGTCAGCACTAGATGACTCAAGCTTATTTCAACAGGACTTCATTAGTCCAAATTTAACCTTCATAACCTCTGCTATCACATAACATAGCATTGCCCAGAGCTATGAAGTGTGTGAGACATGTGAACCTGGAAATGCAATTACACTGTCTAAGGGGATTATCCTCAGCAGGTAAGGCAGTTTATCCACACACGGCCAAAGCCTGCTGCTACTTacacaaaaaatggaaaaaaatagttgACTGTCACACCATGgctgccttccttcctctctctttcttttctttctttctttctttctttctttctttcttctttctttctttctttctttctttctctttctttctttctttctttctttctttctttctttctttctttctttctttctttctttctttcttctttctttctttctttctttctttctttctttctttctttctttctttcttcttcttctttctttcctttctttcttctttccttcttcttcctttccttcttccttccttccttccttccttccttccttccttccttcttccttccttccttccttccttccttccttccttccttccttccttccttccttccttccttccttccttccttccttccttccttccttccttccttccttccttccttccttccttccttccttccttccttccttccttccttccttccttccttccttccttccttccttccttccttccttccttccttccttccttccttccttccttccttccttccttccttccttccttccttccttccttccttccttccttccttccttccttccttccttccttccttccttccttccttccttccttccttccttccttccttccttccttccttccttccttccttccttccttccttccttccttccttccttccttccttccttccttccttccttccttccttccttccttccttccttccttccttccttccttccttccttccttccttcctttctttctttcctttctttctttctctctctctctttctctctctctttctctcttttctctctttctctctttctctttattttctttttcctttttcctttttcctttttcctttttcctttttcctttttcctttttcctttcctttcctttctttcctttcctttcctttcctttcctttcctttcctttcctttcctttcctttcctttcctttcctttccctttccctttccctttccctttccctttccctttcccttctccctttccctttccctttccctttccctttccctcttttctttttctttctttttctttttctttttctttttctttttctttttctttttcttttctttttctttttctttttctttttctttttctttttcttttctttttctttttctttttctttttctttttctttttctttttcttttctttttctttttttttttttctttttctttttctttttctttttcttttctttttctccttcctgccttccagAGTGGCATTTTCAGGGATATCCATTATTTGTTGGAGTAGGGAAGACATTGCTTTGGAGATCATAGCCCAGATAAGGCAGAGCAAGAAGTTTAGTGGACAAGCATTGACTAGTTCAGAGTTGTGTTTTCTCCACAGGGTGCCCACAGGCGATACTCAGAGAGCCCCGTGTGACCTCACCTCCTGTCACTCTCATGGTGCAGAAGATCAACCCCTGTGTGATGGAGCTCTGTAGGTTCTTTCAGCTGTGCCTCTGTGTTGGTCAGAGAAGATATTCCAGAAAGGAAGCCATGAGGTAAAACCTGGCActatttgtttttctctgtctACTTAAAATACTccttcaggctttttttttttttttttccaaattaccATTTTCAATCACCAGTGATTATTTTGGAGGGTCTGTGGCCACTGGCTGAGACCCAAATGTGTCCCAGTGCACCGATCAGTAGCTGATCTGGCTTCAGTATTCTAGCTAAGTGAAAAAAGCCCACCTGCATCTTTCCAGACATCTAATGACATCATTGAGGTTGGAATctagatttttatttcaatatttactAATTAGCAGCATTCTATACTGTGCttattatagaatcatagattggtttgagttggaagggatctaaAGACCACTTAGATCCAActctgctgccatgggcagggacatgttccactggaccaggttgctccaagcccagtccaacctgaccttgaacacttccagggaaggggCACAGATCTTTTCTGGGGAACCTGTGCCactgtctcaccaccctcacagtgaagaatttctgcctaatatttaatctaaacctgcACTCTTTCAGCctgaagccattcctccttgtcttATCAGTAcatgcccttgtccaaagtGCCTCTCCTTATGAAAGATACCAAACCTCTTATCTTTAACTGCATCTCCTATCTGTAACTACATCTTCAGATACTGTGTTGAATACTATTCCTGGTTTGTGAAAAATGCAAGTTATGTCTGCGAAAGAGCCAAAAGAGTTGCTTACTCCCACAGTAAGTATATTTTCACTTTATATCTCTATATCTCTACATACTTTGTTATGAAGATATAACAAAGATGTTTGTATATCCACAGAGTATTTGCCGTCTTTCATCAGATAGCTATTGTATCtgataatgatttttaaaagattaaacaaattattttacCTTCATGCATGTTTTAATATTTCCATGTAAAACCTCTTCTAACTAATATTTTCTTGTGTTCTTCCAGCATTAAAGCAAAAATGCCTTAAAAACATCTGTACCTCAGTTTAGAGCACTGAGATCTTTTACTGCAAGTTGGAAGACTGATGACagttttagttttctttttctcagtgtAAAAATCAGAAAGCAACAtgttatttgcaaatatttgaaaTCAGACAAGCTATTAACCAGATGTTAACCTAGAAATGTCTCCTCCTCCAAGGcattgtaaaaataatttgtaaaatacaGAGATATTTTATACAAGTGATGTAACTGCAATAAAAGCATTGAAAGGCTTTAAATAATCTTATTTTATAAAGGATATTTACATGGCTGGCTAGTGAATGCAAATAGTTTCTACTTATTTTATTGACATTTGAGACATAGGaatcaaaattaacaaatgcaaagtaattttaaagcaACCTGAAATACTGAAGATAAGCAGGACTCTCTGGTGCTAAACATATGCAGATTATCTTCTAAATCGAAAAATTCCATTACTTTAGCAATTCCTGTTGTGTGGTGTCAACCCAGGAAGTGACAGGATCACTTGCACTTTGAGATATATTTGCGTGTGCTCAGTAGGATTCATAGAAACATGGAATTATAGaatgggttggaaaggaccttaaagattagCTACTTCCAACctcaccagatcaggttgctcagggcccctTCTAACCCACCTTTCATTTCCTTGATATGCAAATCTGGTGACTAAAAACcagttctaaaaaaaaaatgaaagaataacCACATCAATTGCATGTCCCATATTTTTCTATGCTGCAGCAACATTATTCTACTATCTACCTGGAGCATGTCATCAAGCCATTAATACTGTTTTTAAATAAGAAGTTTATTTGCACTATAGCTGCTGCACATTGATGTTTCATTGAAGAAAGATGTGTTCAAAGGCAAAGCCAAGGAGAAAAGTGGCAATATAAAGAATATAAGCAATGCTGACCCCAGGGAGAGGTGGGATGCAGTAGTTCTCTTCCAAAATGCATTTCACTGTTGAGCTCAACAGTGTGAGAGAAGAACTTCTGTCATGTCAAAGAGCAGGATAGATTGGAGTGGTACCAATTACAGCAGATATTGAAAGTTAGGCCAATGGAATAAATTGGAATGTCGATACAGTGAGCATATGCTGGGAATAAGACAGGCTGCTATTCAGAAGGACCTCAACAGGTTGAAGAAATGGGCCAACAAGAACTTCACAAAGTTCAAGAAGTGTTGTAACATGGCCGTGGTGCTGCCATGCCATGGGAGGTCTCGCCCTGTTGGAGCAGTTCTCAGCCTGTGCCCATTGCCCCTTGTCATGTCACTGAGCACCACTGGACAGCggctggctctgtccccttTGCACCCTCCCCTCAGGTGTTTACTGGAATGATGAGATCCCCCCAAGACTCCTCTAGTGAAGAGTCCTGGCTCTCTTGTCCCCTCCTCATGAGAGATGTTCTAGTCCCTTCATCATCTCTGTGccccttctctgaactgtccCAAGTTTTCCCATGCCTGTCTTGTACTGggaagcccagaactggacacaaccctgcaggtgtggcctcaccagagcagagtagaggggcaggaccCCTCCTTCAACCTGCAGGCAGCACTTTGCCCAATGCAGGACATCCTGAGCCTTCTCTGCTGCAAAGGCACACCTCTCACTCCTGTTCAACCCA
This sequence is a window from Anomalospiza imberbis isolate Cuckoo-Finch-1a 21T00152 chromosome 1, ASM3175350v1, whole genome shotgun sequence. Protein-coding genes within it:
- the HHLA1 gene encoding HERV-H LTR-associating protein 1, with product MAKALPEGFTHPCLLLTVKGGMGLIAHCVWRKLYVLISTEEQLSGEDSRELTIQTSHSCWKSASIMQGFCWHGAAKMSLGFLCLFLVFSTASCLRKENKKEKQLAVLAAAELPAKTLDLAAINLTELVNGMLSTALRGTKKLFSLLSITSYSSFAFHKVSVTIYNISNAKNIDPGKFPMHYCYCLNNVTNDLTDFTALLVDIIGNSTSYLTEIFKSTSILSVRQSNDSDCIYICVIAGQTGKNLSDFLEILDKTPVINYTFSSNISSDLDLDSIFSSFVKLQEDPNKTLDSSAEYVWTFKSTRIPLAQKGGGIPTTKFPLWPKTVGAKGSWFPSPHVDAPRPQGMARPPLSPGGSLAPSPALQPSPTGTSMFWMQTVSPQEASELMQTEPDLPSTVLSLPPSYRPGVTLKLYSATRCPQAILREPRVTSPPVTLMVQKINPCVMELCRFFQLCLCVGQRRYSRKEAMRYCVEYYSWFVKNASYVCERAKRVAYSHTLKQKCLKNICTSV